One Streptomyces sp. B21-105 genomic region harbors:
- a CDS encoding glycosyltransferase family 2 protein gives MSIVIPTHSGRGTYVAELLQELRKPAHEETVEVLVVDSSDGAEATELEQRCAAVGGCRYLRGPLDAATKRNIGAQAARGELLLFVDSDCVITDESIQAHIDFMSQAPEGVGAAIGPTRMIDRNDVHPWPIVRHSRMYNQCYDWPDRFNRVLWGTTSNLVVRAAAFREVGGFRAMFPAPVGGEDVDFGVRLTEAGYEIATNPMAEVSHRRAHIGGLRPIARSLFHYGAADAALVDLHNQRTQLHVPTHVAGAMLAGAVLAAGGRRTKAVVGLAALASIAVGTTRARKSMYEVSGNESTTSRSWVEIPRQLAARGLDGVFTLGVIVGAARRNRPGLALKRFVYVDRAGFELRSEA, from the coding sequence ATGTCCATCGTCATTCCGACTCACTCCGGTCGCGGCACCTACGTGGCCGAGTTACTCCAGGAGTTGCGTAAACCGGCACATGAGGAAACCGTGGAAGTCCTCGTCGTGGACAGCTCGGACGGGGCGGAGGCCACGGAACTCGAACAGAGATGTGCCGCAGTGGGCGGCTGCAGGTATCTGCGCGGACCGCTGGACGCGGCGACGAAGCGCAACATCGGCGCACAAGCCGCCCGCGGAGAGCTCCTGCTGTTCGTCGACTCGGACTGCGTCATCACCGACGAGTCGATCCAAGCGCACATCGACTTCATGTCCCAGGCACCGGAAGGCGTCGGAGCAGCCATCGGACCCACCCGGATGATCGACAGGAACGACGTTCATCCATGGCCCATCGTGCGACATTCCCGCATGTACAACCAGTGCTACGACTGGCCGGACCGGTTCAACCGGGTCCTGTGGGGCACTACGTCGAACCTGGTGGTACGGGCCGCCGCCTTCCGCGAGGTCGGCGGCTTTCGGGCCATGTTCCCCGCCCCCGTCGGCGGCGAGGACGTCGACTTCGGAGTCCGTCTCACGGAGGCCGGGTACGAGATCGCCACCAACCCGATGGCCGAAGTGAGCCACCGGCGCGCGCACATAGGCGGTCTGCGCCCGATCGCGCGGAGCCTGTTCCACTACGGTGCCGCCGACGCCGCCCTGGTCGATCTCCACAACCAGCGCACCCAGCTGCACGTACCCACCCATGTGGCCGGGGCGATGTTGGCCGGCGCTGTCCTCGCCGCCGGCGGACGCCGCACGAAGGCCGTCGTCGGCCTTGCAGCCCTCGCCTCGATCGCGGTCGGCACCACGCGTGCCCGGAAGTCGATGTACGAAGTCTCCGGGAACGAGAGCACGACCAGCAGGTCCTGGGTCGAGATACCCAGACAACTCGCGGCCCGCGGGCTGGACGGTGTCTTCACCCTCGGCGTGATCGTCGGGGCGGCACGCCGCAACAGGCCGGGGCTGGCCCTGAAACGGTTCGTGTACGTGGACCGGGCGGGATTCGAACTGAGGAGTGAGGCGTGA
- a CDS encoding carbamoyltransferase family protein — translation MITLGITGSFSDLSGKFLPALPDWFYHDSAAGLVVDGTAVAAVEEERLNRIKHTNKFPHEAVRACLEIAGIRPGDIDNVAFFFGEEYSDLELGYQYLENPDELVRSARDLVEERLHECLPTGFSADRITFVPHHLSHAFGTFADSGFDSGLALVMDGNGEAESISVYRGASGKLDLLKTYDISRSLGHFYLSALPLIGFKRFDEYKAMGLAPYGDPEVYREEFARCTAVLPGGEFEMDGAALVERFLRKGYRPRRRGEVPRAEDAHLAAALQEVLERVVLHIARHWRDETGERRLCLAGGVAHNSSANGRLLSSGLFDDLFVHPASHDAGSALGAAQSLQSEAGVFHSKRLRHVFLGPNLGARLDVSAAVHRWAPFVEWEAVDPGDEHDLAARLIDEGAIVGWARGRSEFGPRALGHRSILADPRHAGNRDRVNAVVKKREEFRPFAPAVLAEHLETVFEAVPTRAPLDFMSYVVQVKDEWRERLPAVVHVDGSARVQTVDKDSNPAFWQLIQSFYKRSGVPVVLNTSFNNFAEPIVQTTDDALRCLVTTALDCLVLPGFVIRRRSDLVEAILTSVPSLHPAAELRKIVRPGKPGSSRTVATFHYAGAREIDVSPALWDLLATGTTSPADLGLSSAGDDGARVADELMRLWELRIVDLAPRGRTPA, via the coding sequence GTGATCACACTCGGTATCACGGGAAGCTTCTCCGACCTGAGCGGAAAGTTCCTGCCTGCACTGCCCGACTGGTTCTACCACGACTCCGCCGCCGGTCTGGTGGTCGACGGCACGGCGGTGGCGGCCGTAGAGGAGGAGCGGCTCAACCGGATCAAACACACCAACAAGTTTCCGCACGAGGCGGTTCGAGCCTGTCTTGAGATCGCCGGCATACGCCCCGGCGACATCGACAACGTGGCGTTCTTCTTCGGTGAGGAGTACTCGGACCTGGAACTGGGCTACCAGTACCTCGAAAACCCCGATGAACTGGTCAGGTCCGCACGTGACCTGGTCGAAGAGCGACTCCACGAATGTCTGCCCACCGGCTTCTCGGCCGACCGGATAACCTTCGTGCCGCACCATCTATCCCACGCCTTCGGGACGTTCGCTGATTCCGGGTTCGACAGCGGCCTGGCCCTGGTCATGGACGGCAATGGCGAGGCAGAGAGCATCTCGGTCTACCGGGGCGCCAGCGGCAAGCTGGATCTGCTGAAGACCTACGACATCTCCCGCTCCCTCGGCCACTTCTACCTGTCGGCCCTTCCACTCATCGGTTTCAAACGCTTCGACGAGTACAAGGCCATGGGCTTGGCACCCTACGGTGACCCGGAGGTGTATCGCGAGGAGTTCGCGCGGTGCACCGCCGTCCTGCCCGGCGGCGAGTTCGAGATGGACGGAGCCGCTCTCGTGGAGCGCTTCCTGCGGAAGGGGTACCGGCCGCGGCGTCGAGGAGAGGTGCCCCGGGCCGAGGACGCCCACCTGGCCGCCGCACTCCAAGAGGTGCTGGAGCGGGTCGTCCTGCACATCGCTCGCCACTGGCGCGACGAGACAGGAGAACGCAGGCTCTGCCTCGCCGGCGGCGTGGCCCACAACTCCTCCGCGAACGGCCGGTTGCTCTCCTCCGGGCTCTTCGACGACCTGTTCGTCCACCCGGCCTCGCACGACGCTGGCTCGGCCCTGGGCGCCGCCCAGTCCCTCCAGTCGGAGGCCGGCGTCTTCCACAGCAAACGGCTCCGGCATGTCTTTCTCGGGCCCAATCTGGGCGCGCGACTGGACGTGTCCGCCGCGGTCCACAGGTGGGCCCCGTTCGTCGAGTGGGAAGCGGTGGACCCGGGTGACGAACACGACCTCGCCGCGCGTCTGATCGACGAGGGCGCGATCGTCGGCTGGGCGCGCGGCCGCTCGGAGTTCGGCCCCCGGGCGCTGGGGCACCGCAGCATACTCGCCGACCCCCGGCACGCCGGGAACCGCGACCGGGTCAACGCGGTGGTCAAGAAGCGCGAGGAGTTCCGCCCGTTCGCGCCGGCGGTGCTGGCCGAGCACCTGGAGACCGTGTTCGAGGCCGTGCCGACCCGGGCGCCGCTCGACTTTATGTCGTACGTCGTGCAGGTGAAGGACGAATGGCGCGAGCGGTTGCCGGCCGTGGTGCACGTCGATGGCAGCGCACGGGTGCAGACGGTCGACAAGGACAGCAATCCGGCGTTCTGGCAACTCATTCAGAGCTTCTACAAGCGGTCCGGCGTGCCAGTCGTCCTCAACACCTCGTTCAACAATTTCGCGGAGCCGATCGTGCAGACCACGGACGACGCGCTGCGCTGTCTGGTCACGACAGCACTCGACTGCCTGGTCCTGCCGGGGTTCGTGATCCGCCGCCGTTCCGACCTCGTGGAAGCGATCCTGACCAGCGTGCCGTCCCTGCATCCTGCCGCGGAGCTGAGGAAGATCGTGCGGCCGGGGAAGCCGGGATCGTCACGTACCGTCGCCACCTTCCATTACGCCGGTGCGCGCGAGATCGACGTCTCGCCAGCGCTGTGGGACCTGCTCGCCACAGGGACGACGTCCCCCGCTGACCTGGGTCTTTCGTCAGCGGGGGACGACGGCGCCCGCGTGGCCGACGAGCTCATGCGGCTGTGGGAACTCCGCATCGTCGACCTGGCACCCCGTGGCCGCACACCGGCATGA